In Nomascus leucogenys isolate Asia chromosome 25, Asia_NLE_v1, whole genome shotgun sequence, a single genomic region encodes these proteins:
- the NRIP1 gene encoding nuclear receptor-interacting protein 1 has protein sequence MTHGEELGSDVHQDSIVLTYLEGLLMHQAAGGSDTAIDKKSAGHNEEDQNFNISGSAFPTCQSNGPVLNTHTYQGSGMLHLKKARLLQSSEDWNAAKRKRLSDSIVNLNVKKEALLAGMVDSVPKGKQDSTLLASLLQSFSSRLQTVALSQQIRQSLKEQGYALSHDSLKVEKDLRCYGVASSHLKTLLKKSKVKDQKPDTNLPDVTKNLIRDRFAESPHHVGQSGTKVMSEPLSCAARLQAVASMVEKRASPATSPKPSVACSQLALLLSSEAHLQQYSREHALKTQNANQAASERLAAMARLQENGQKDVGSFQLPKGMSSHLNGQARTSSSKLMASKSSATAFQNPMGIIPSSPKNAGYKNSLERNNIKQAANNSLLLHLLKSQTIPKPMNGHSHSERGSIFEESSTPTTIDEYSDNNPSFTDDSSGDESSYSNCVPIDLSCKHRTEKLESDQPVSLDNFTQSLLNTWDPKVPDADIKEDQDTSKNSKLNSHQKVTLLQLLLGHKNEENVEKNTSPQGVHNDVTKFNTQNYARTSVIESPSTNRTTPVSTPPLLTSSKAGSPINLSQHSVVTKWNSPPYACSTQSEKLINTASNHSMDLTKSKDPPGEKPAQNEGAQNSATFSASKLLQNLAQCGMQSSMSVEEQRPSKQLLTGNTDKPIGMIDRLNSPLLSNKTNAVEENKAFSSQPTGPEPGLSGSEIENLLERRTVLQLLLGNPNKGKSEKKEKTPLRDESTQEHSERALSEQILMVKIKSEPCDDLQIPNTNVHLSHDAKSAPFLGMAPAVQRSAPALPVSEDFKSEPVSPQDFSFSKNGLLSRLLRQNQDNYLADDSDKSHRNNEMALLESKNLCMVPKKRKLYTEPLENPFKKMKNNIVDAANHHSAPEVLYGSLLNQEELKFSRNDLEFKYPAGHGSASESEHRSWARESKSFNVLKQLLLSENCVRDLSPHRSNSVADSKKKGHKNNVTNSKPEFSISSLNGLMYSSTQPSSCMDNRTFSYPGVVKTPVSPTFPEHLGCAGSRPESGLWNGCSMPSEKGPIKWVITDAEKNEYEKDSPRLTKTNPILYYMLQKGGNSVTSRETQDRDIWREPSSAESVSQVTVKEELLPTAESKASFFNLRSPYNSHMGNSASRPHSANGEVYGLLGNVLTIKKESE, from the coding sequence ATGACTCATGGAGAAGAGCTTGGCTCTGATGTGCACCAGGATTCTATTGTTTTAACTTACCTAGAAGGATTACTAATGCATCAGGCAGCAGGGGGATCAGATACTGCCATTGACAAAAAGTCTGCTGGGCATAATGAAGAGGATCAGAACTTTAACATTTCTGGCAGTGCATTTCCCACCTGTCAAAGTAATGGTCCAGTTCTCAATACACATACATATCAGGGATCTGGCATGCTGCACCTCAAAAAAGCCAGACTGTTGCAGTCTTCTGAGGACTGGAATGCAGCAAAGCGGAAGAGACTGTCTGATTCTATCGTAAATTTAAACGTAAAGAAGGAAGCTTTGCTAGCTGGCATGGTTGACAGTGTGCCTAAAGGCAAACAGGATAGCACATTACTGGCCTCTTTGCTTCAGTCATTCAGCTCTAGGCTGCAGACTGTTGCTCTGTCACAACAAATTAGGCAGAGCCTCAAGGAGCAAGGATATGCCCTCAGTCATGATTCTTTAAAAGTGGAGAAGGATTTAAGGTGCTATGGTGTTGCGTCAAGTCACTTAAAAACTTTGTTGAAGAAAAGTAAAGTTAAAGATCAAAAGCCTGATACGAATCTTCCTGATGTGACTAAAAACCTCATCAGAGATAGGTTTGCAGAGTCTCCGCATCATGTTGGACAAAGTGGAACAAAGGTCATGAGTGAACCGTTGTCATGTGCTGCAAGATTACAGGCTGTTGCAAGCATGGTGGAAAAAAGGGCTAGTCCTGCCACCTCACCTAAACCTAGTGTTGCTTGTAGTCAGTTAGCATTACTTCTGTCAAGTGAAGCCCATTTGCAGCAGTATTCTCGAGAACACGCTTTAAAAACGCAAAATGCAAATCAAGCAGCAAGTGAAAGACTTGCTGCTATGGCCAGATTGCAAGAAAACGGCCAGAAGGATGTTGGCAGTTTCCAGCTCCCAAAAGGAATGTCAAGCCATCTTAATGGTCAGGCAAGAACATCATCAAGCAAACTGATGGCTAGCAAAAGTAGTGCTACAGCATTTCAAAATCCAATGggtatcattccttcttcccctaAAAATGCAGGTTATAAGAACTCACTGGaaagaaacaatataaaacaagCTGCTAACAATAGTTTGCTTTTACATCTTCTTAAAAGCCAGACTATACCTAAGCCAATGAATGGGCACAGTCACAGTGAGAGAGGAAGCATTTTTGAGGAAAGTAGTACACCTACAACTATTGATGAATATTCAGATAACAATCCTAGTTTTACAGATGACAGCAGTGGTGATGAAAGTTCTTATTCCAACTGTGTTCCCATAGACTTGTCTTGCAAACACCGAACTGAAAAATTAGAATCTGACCAACCTGTTTCCCTGGATAACTTTACTCAGTCCTTGCTAAACACTTGGGATCCAAAAGTCCCAGATGCAGATATCAAAGAAGATCAAGATACCTCAAAGAATTCTAAGCTAAACTCACACCAGAAAGTAACACTTCTTCAATTGCTACTTGGCcataagaatgaagaaaatgtagaaaaaaacacCAGCCCTCAGGGAGTACACAATGATGTGACCAAGTTCAATACACAAAATTATGCAAGGACTTCTGTGATAGAAAGCCCCAGTACAAATCGGACTACTCCAGTGAGCACTCCACCTTTACTTACATCGAGCAAAGCAGGGTCTCCCATCAATCTCTCTCAACACTCTGTGGTCACCAAATGGAATTCCCCACCATATGCCTGCAGTACTCAGTCTGAAAAGCTAATAAATACTGCATCTAACCACTCAATGGACCTTACAAAAAGCAAAGACCCACCAGGAGAGAAACCAGCCCAAAATGAAGGTGCACAAAACTCTGCAACTTTTAGTGCCAGTAAGCTGTTACAAAATTTAGCACAATGTGGAATGCAGTCTTCCATGTCAGTGGAAGAGCAGAGACCCAGCAAACAGCTGTTAACTGGAAACACAGATAAACCGATAGGTATGATTGATAGATTAAATAGCCCTTTGCTCTCAAATAAAACGAATGcagttgaagaaaataaagcatttagtAGTCAACCAACAGGTCCTGAACCAGGGCTTTCTGGttctgaaatagaaaatctgCTTGAAAGACGTACTGTCCTCCAGTTGCTCCTGGGGAACCCCAACAAAGGgaagagtgaaaagaaagagaaaactccCTTAAGAGATGAAAGTACTCAGGAACACTCAGAGAGAGCTTTAAGTGAACAAATATTGATGgtgaaaataaaatctgagcCTTGTGATGACTTACAAATTCCTAACACAAATGTGCACTTGAGCCATGATGCTAAGAGTGCCCCATTCTTGGGTATGGCTCCTGCTGTGCAAAGAAGCGCACCTGCCTTACCAGTGTCCGAAGACTTTAAATCGGAGCCTGTTTCACCTcaggatttttctttctccaagaaTGGTCTGTTAAGTCGATTGCTAAGACAAAATCAAGATAATTACCTGGCAGATGATTCAGACAAGAGTcacagaaataatgaaatggcaCTTCTGGAATCAAAGAATCTTTGCATGGTCCCTAAGAAAAGGAAGCTTTATACTGAGCCACTAGAAAAtccatttaaaaagatgaaaaacaacatTGTTGATGCTGCAAACCATCACAGTGCTCCAGAAGTACTGTATGGGTCCTTGCTTAACCAGGAAGAGCTGAAATTTAGCAGAAATGATCTTGAATTTAAATATCCTGCTGGTCATGGCTCAGCCAGCGAAAGTGAACACAGGAGTTGGGCCAGAGAGAGCAAAAGCTTTAATGTTCTGAAACAGCTGCTTCTCTCAGAAAACTGTGTGCGAGATTTGTCCCCGCACAGAAGTAACTCTGTGGCTGACAGTAAAAAGAAAGGACACAAAAATAATGTGACCAACAGCAAACCTGAATTtagcatttcttctttaaatggaCTGATGTACAGTTCCACTCAGCCCAGCAGTTGCATGGATAACAGGACATTTTCATACCCAGGCGTAGTAAAAACTCCTGTGAGTCCTACTTTCCCTGAGCACTTAGGCTGTGCAGGGTCTAGACCAGAATCTGGGCTTTGGAATGGGTGTTCCATGCCCAGTGAGAAAGGACCCATTAAGTGGGTTATCACTGATGCGGAGAAGAATGAGTATGAAAAAGACTCTCCAAGACTGACCAAAACCAACCCAATACTATATTATATGCTCCAGAAAGGAGGCAATTCTGTTACCAGTCGAGAAACACAAGACAGGGACATTTGGAGGGAGCCTTCATCTGCTGAAAGTGTCTCACAGGTCACAGTCAAAGAAGAGTTACTTCCTACTGCAGAATCGAAAGCTTCTTTCTTTAATTTAAGAAGCCCTTACAATAGCCATATGGGAAATAGTGCTTCTCGCCCACACAGCGCAAATGGAGAAGTGTATGGACTTCTGGGAAACGTGCTAACGATAAAGAAAGAATCAGAATAA